In Myxococcales bacterium, the following are encoded in one genomic region:
- a CDS encoding aminoacyl-tRNA hydrolase — protein MWMVVGLGNPGTKYARNRHNVGFRAVELVAARHGLGELRSGGKLGGSSATGVIVTPRGRQKVVLLEPQEFMNLSGFAVQRAGKFYGVDLAQTLVVHDEIDLDFGMVRLKTGGGHGGHNGLRSIIEQCGANGFARVRIGVGKPGPKPGTADGGLPKGKAGDKDVAGWVLADFPASQAGTVDALLARAADAIEAVVGLGVTPAMNEFNGKPAVG, from the coding sequence ATGTGGATGGTCGTCGGCCTGGGCAACCCGGGCACGAAGTACGCGCGGAACCGGCACAACGTCGGGTTCCGCGCCGTCGAGCTGGTGGCCGCGCGCCACGGGCTGGGCGAGCTGCGCAGCGGCGGCAAGCTGGGCGGCAGCTCCGCCACCGGCGTGATCGTCACGCCGCGCGGTCGGCAGAAGGTCGTGCTGCTCGAGCCGCAGGAGTTCATGAACCTGTCGGGGTTCGCGGTCCAGCGCGCCGGCAAGTTCTACGGCGTCGACCTCGCGCAGACGCTGGTGGTCCACGACGAGATCGATCTCGACTTCGGGATGGTGCGGCTCAAGACCGGGGGCGGCCACGGCGGCCACAACGGCCTGCGCTCGATCATCGAGCAGTGCGGCGCCAACGGCTTCGCCCGGGTCCGCATCGGCGTCGGCAAGCCCGGGCCCAAGCCGGGCACCGCCGACGGGGGCCTGCCCAAGGGCAAGGCCGGCGACAAGGACGTCGCCGGCTGGGTGCTGGCCGACTTCCCGGCGTCCCAGGCCGGCACCGTCGACGCGCTGCTGGCGCGGGCCGCGGACGCGATCGAGGCCGTGGTCGGGCTCGGCGTCACGCCGGCGATGAACGAGTTCAACGGCAAGCCCGCCGTCGGCTAA
- a CDS encoding Trm112 family protein: protein MAPGGQHARVSLAPELLAVLACPEAKAPLVYFGGGEAGDRPAEAFLFCPASRLRYRIDGDIPVLLIEEAERLDERAAARLVSRAQELGLANA from the coding sequence GTGGCGCCCGGCGGTCAGCATGCGCGGGTGTCGCTCGCGCCCGAACTGCTCGCCGTGCTCGCGTGTCCCGAGGCCAAGGCCCCGCTGGTGTACTTCGGCGGCGGCGAGGCCGGCGATCGCCCGGCCGAGGCCTTCCTGTTCTGCCCGGCCTCGCGCCTGCGCTACCGCATCGACGGCGACATCCCGGTGCTGCTGATCGAGGAGGCCGAGCGCCTCGACGAGCGCGCCGCCGCCCGGCTGGTGAGCCGGGCGCAGGAGCTGGGCCTGGCCAACGCATGA
- a CDS encoding 50S ribosomal protein L9: MQIILTQDVANLGAAGELVSVRPGYGRNYLVPQGMAVSATAANVHKLEHDKRVIARKVAKDRAGAESLAERINLITLQFDRQVGDEDKLFGSVTSRDIAEQLKKTGIEIDHRWVVMDVPVKALGKYEVTVKLGSGVTAACKFFVVSKAK, from the coding sequence ATGCAGATCATTCTGACGCAGGACGTGGCCAACCTCGGCGCCGCCGGGGAGCTGGTCTCGGTCCGTCCCGGCTACGGCCGCAACTACCTCGTGCCCCAGGGCATGGCGGTGTCGGCCACGGCCGCCAACGTCCACAAGCTCGAGCACGACAAGCGCGTCATCGCGCGCAAGGTCGCCAAGGACCGCGCGGGCGCCGAGTCGCTGGCCGAGCGGATCAACCTGATCACCCTCCAGTTCGACCGCCAGGTCGGCGACGAGGACAAGCTGTTCGGCTCGGTCACCAGCCGCGACATCGCGGAGCAGCTCAAGAAGACGGGCATCGAGATCGACCACCGCTGGGTGGTGATGGACGTGCCGGTCAAGGCGCTCGGCAAGTACGAGGTCACCGTGAAGCTCGGCAGCGGCGTCACCGCTGCGTGCAAGTTCTTCGTGGTGTCCAAGGCCAAGTAG
- a CDS encoding 30S ribosomal protein S18 gives MSRTDEDIDDKSDDRRGGKSRGGGGGGGGGGMNRRKVCRFCAETTTLIDYKNPQLLRSFVTDRGKMVPRRISGSCAKHQRAISTAVRRARMLALLPITVGGE, from the coding sequence ATGTCGCGCACCGACGAAGACATCGACGACAAGAGCGACGACCGGCGCGGCGGCAAGAGCCGCGGCGGCGGCGGCGGTGGCGGCGGCGGCGGCATGAACCGCCGCAAGGTCTGCCGCTTCTGCGCCGAGACCACGACGCTCATCGACTACAAGAACCCGCAGCTGCTGCGCAGCTTCGTCACCGACCGCGGCAAGATGGTGCCGCGCCGGATCAGCGGCTCGTGCGCCAAGCACCAGCGCGCGATCTCGACGGCGGTGCGGCGCGCGCGCATGCTCGCGCTCCTGCCGATCACGGTCGGCGGAGAGTGA
- a CDS encoding CxxxxCH/CxxCH domain-containing protein — protein sequence MSSLTPRPSSLAIAAVAIASLAACDLGTFDGGDAGPPSAQATSCAAGCHGSGGLAAPPKDTTGQLETTARGVGAHRVHLGSSTWHKGLECSACHTVPTEIGAVGHLDTPLPAELTFTGLGENSAWNDADGTCTSYCHGAGLTGGASTQPIWTKVDGSQSLCGSCHGAPPPPPHPTNPDCGTCHASMNPGDPTTIAYPELHINGRVEVNEATACDSCHGTAGSGNAAPPKDTTGGTATTLRSVGAHQAHLAGGASWHAPIACAQCHRVPTATADLGHRDTPLPAELTFGPLAGVGAAWTGTTCTNTYCHGGALPLTGGQRTSPIWTQVDGTQATCTSCHGMAPPPPHPSSTDCGTCHPTMAPGAGTTIAYPAQHIDGTVQVIGGQACDACHGSAGNAAPPRDTRDNTATTARGVGAHRRHVDPSTWRKQIECSACHLVPGGVSSVGHTDTPLPAELTFATIAGNAVWNGTRCNNTYCHGSTLSGGTSTNPVWTQVDGAQGQCGSCHGTPPPPPHPSNMDCGSCHDTMVPGAGLVIAVPERHIDGNLDVTGGQACDSCHGSGGVFAPPRDTAGNTATTARGVGAHRAHLANGPWYKPVECSDCHRVPSGVSSAGHTDTPLPAELTFSARAGTATTWSGTRCSNNYCHGGTLGAGGSATAPTWTLVNGTQSTCGSCHGAPPPPPHPSNPDCGQCHDTMTPGGGMVITDGARHIDGNLDVTGALACDSCHGGAGESAPPQDTAGNTATTARGVGAHREHLGPSARHAEIACAACHRVPATVGAVGHNDTPLPAELTFTGLAVGTAWNGTTCASSYCHGATLAAGGTATTPRWTLVNGTQATCSSCHGAPPPPPHPADSNCSNCHAPVAGPGLTIAMPTLHVDGVLQVTAVHPAGWAQATMHGAEFNAQGAASCATAGCHGTALTGGASGVSCNGCHASWQTNCVFCHGGGQNMTGAPPASVTGLTAATDRHVGAHTTHVTASTNHAAYACSACHVTPSTALTPGHIDGTPNAEVRYSTLNAAGTYAATTATCGALYCHGNGRTSAGTATWTSTTALTCGSCHNAGNNPQVMSGDHKKHIADERMKCSECHGAVVNAGNQIIAPALHVDGLKQVQMARGTYTPTTRKCSNIGCHGTKTW from the coding sequence ATGAGCTCGCTCACCCCGCGCCCCTCGTCCCTCGCCATCGCGGCCGTCGCGATCGCGTCCCTCGCCGCGTGCGACCTCGGCACCTTCGACGGCGGCGACGCCGGGCCGCCGTCGGCCCAGGCCACGTCGTGCGCGGCCGGCTGTCACGGCTCGGGCGGCCTGGCCGCGCCGCCGAAGGACACGACCGGCCAGCTCGAGACCACCGCGCGCGGCGTCGGCGCCCACCGCGTTCACCTCGGCAGCTCGACCTGGCACAAGGGCCTCGAGTGCTCGGCCTGTCACACGGTCCCGACCGAGATCGGCGCGGTCGGTCACCTCGACACGCCGCTGCCCGCCGAGCTGACCTTCACCGGGCTCGGCGAGAACAGCGCGTGGAACGACGCCGACGGCACCTGCACCAGCTACTGCCACGGCGCCGGGCTCACCGGCGGCGCCAGCACCCAGCCGATCTGGACCAAGGTCGACGGCAGCCAGAGCCTGTGCGGTTCGTGCCACGGCGCGCCGCCGCCGCCGCCGCACCCGACCAACCCCGACTGCGGCACGTGCCACGCGTCGATGAACCCGGGCGACCCGACGACGATCGCGTACCCCGAGCTGCACATCAACGGCCGGGTCGAGGTCAACGAGGCCACGGCCTGCGACTCGTGCCACGGCACCGCCGGCAGCGGCAACGCCGCGCCGCCGAAGGACACCACCGGCGGCACCGCGACCACGCTGCGCAGCGTCGGCGCGCACCAGGCCCACCTGGCCGGCGGCGCGAGCTGGCACGCGCCGATCGCGTGCGCGCAGTGCCACCGCGTCCCGACCGCCACCGCCGATCTCGGCCACCGCGACACGCCGCTGCCGGCCGAGCTCACGTTCGGCCCGCTGGCCGGCGTCGGCGCCGCGTGGACCGGCACCACCTGCACCAACACCTACTGCCACGGCGGCGCGCTGCCGCTGACCGGCGGCCAGCGCACGTCGCCGATCTGGACCCAGGTCGACGGCACCCAGGCGACGTGCACGTCGTGCCACGGCATGGCGCCGCCGCCGCCGCACCCGAGCAGCACCGACTGCGGCACGTGTCACCCGACGATGGCGCCCGGCGCCGGCACGACGATCGCGTACCCGGCCCAGCACATCGACGGCACCGTCCAGGTGATCGGCGGCCAGGCCTGCGACGCGTGCCACGGGTCGGCCGGCAACGCCGCGCCGCCGCGCGACACCCGCGACAACACCGCCACCACCGCGCGCGGCGTCGGCGCCCACCGCCGCCACGTCGATCCGTCGACCTGGCGCAAGCAGATCGAGTGCAGCGCCTGCCACCTCGTGCCCGGCGGCGTGAGCTCGGTCGGCCACACCGACACGCCGCTGCCGGCCGAGCTGACGTTCGCGACGATCGCCGGCAACGCGGTCTGGAACGGCACCCGCTGCAACAACACCTACTGCCACGGCTCGACCTTGTCGGGCGGCACCTCGACCAACCCGGTCTGGACCCAGGTCGACGGCGCCCAGGGCCAGTGCGGCTCGTGCCACGGCACGCCGCCGCCGCCGCCGCACCCGAGCAACATGGACTGCGGCAGCTGCCACGACACGATGGTGCCCGGCGCCGGCCTGGTGATCGCGGTGCCCGAGCGTCACATCGACGGCAACCTCGACGTCACCGGCGGCCAGGCCTGCGACAGCTGCCACGGCTCGGGCGGCGTGTTCGCGCCGCCGCGCGACACCGCCGGCAACACCGCGACCACCGCGCGTGGCGTCGGCGCCCACCGCGCGCACCTCGCCAACGGCCCCTGGTACAAGCCGGTCGAGTGCAGCGATTGTCACCGCGTGCCCAGCGGCGTCAGCTCCGCCGGCCACACCGACACGCCGCTGCCGGCCGAGCTCACGTTCAGCGCCCGCGCCGGCACCGCCACGACCTGGAGCGGCACCCGCTGCAGCAACAACTACTGCCACGGCGGCACGCTCGGCGCCGGCGGCAGCGCGACCGCGCCGACCTGGACCCTGGTCAACGGCACCCAGTCGACCTGCGGGTCGTGCCACGGCGCGCCGCCGCCGCCGCCGCACCCGAGCAACCCCGACTGCGGCCAGTGCCACGACACGATGACCCCGGGCGGCGGCATGGTGATCACCGACGGCGCCCGCCACATCGACGGCAACCTCGACGTCACCGGCGCCCTGGCGTGCGACAGCTGCCACGGCGGCGCCGGCGAGAGCGCGCCGCCGCAGGACACCGCGGGCAACACCGCGACCACCGCGCGCGGCGTCGGCGCCCACCGCGAGCACCTGGGCCCGTCGGCGCGCCACGCCGAGATCGCGTGCGCCGCGTGCCACCGCGTGCCCGCCACCGTCGGCGCGGTCGGCCACAACGACACGCCGCTGCCGGCCGAGCTGACGTTCACCGGCCTGGCCGTGGGCACCGCCTGGAACGGCACCACCTGCGCCAGCAGCTACTGCCACGGCGCGACCCTGGCCGCGGGCGGCACCGCGACCACGCCGCGCTGGACGCTGGTCAACGGCACCCAGGCGACGTGCAGCTCGTGCCACGGCGCGCCGCCGCCGCCGCCGCACCCCGCCGACTCGAACTGCTCGAACTGCCACGCGCCGGTGGCCGGCCCCGGCCTGACGATCGCGATGCCGACGCTGCACGTCGACGGCGTGCTCCAGGTCACCGCCGTCCACCCGGCCGGCTGGGCCCAGGCGACGATGCACGGCGCCGAGTTCAACGCCCAGGGCGCCGCCAGCTGCGCCACCGCCGGCTGCCACGGCACCGCGCTCACCGGTGGCGCGTCGGGGGTGTCGTGCAACGGCTGCCACGCCAGCTGGCAGACCAACTGCGTCTTCTGCCACGGCGGCGGGCAGAACATGACCGGCGCGCCACCGGCCAGCGTCACCGGCTTGACCGCGGCCACCGATCGCCACGTCGGCGCGCACACGACCCACGTCACCGCGTCGACCAACCACGCCGCCTACGCCTGCAGCGCGTGCCACGTCACGCCGTCGACGGCGCTGACCCCGGGCCACATCGACGGCACGCCCAACGCCGAGGTCCGGTACTCGACGCTCAACGCCGCCGGCACCTACGCGGCGACCACCGCCACCTGCGGCGCGCTGTACTGCCACGGCAACGGTCGCACCTCGGCCGGCACCGCGACCTGGACCTCGACCACCGCGCTCACCTGCGGCTCGTGCCACAACGCCGGCAACAACCCGCAGGTGATGTCGGGCGACCACAAGAAGCACATCGCCGACGAGCGCATGAAGTGCAGCGAGTGCCACGGCGCGGTCGTCAACGCCGGCAACCAGATCATCGCGCCGGCGCTGCACGTCGACGGGCTCAAGCAGGTGCAGATGGCGCGCGGCACCTACACCCCGACCACCCGCAAGTGCAGCAACATCGGGTGCCACGGCACCAAGACCTGGTGA
- a CDS encoding ribose-phosphate pyrophosphokinase gives MKALSIFTGNANRALAEEVCKFVEIPLGRADVTHFSDGEIYVEIGENVRGVNCFVVQPTCSPPNQSLMELLIMIDALKRASAGSIVAIIPYFGYARQDRKSKPRTPITAKLAANLITAAGADRALAMDLHAGQIQGFFDIPFDHLFAMPVLIDELRALGYGGDDTVVVSPDAGGVERARAFSKRLGSTLAIIDKRRAAANVSEVMNIVGDVKGKRAVIVDDIIDTAGTLTNGAKAIMDAGAASVAACASHPVFSGKAVARISESPLSHVVVTNTIPLSEAGAACGKVRVKSVGRLLGEAIKRIHHGDSISSLFM, from the coding sequence CTGAAGGCACTGTCGATTTTCACGGGCAACGCCAACCGGGCGCTGGCCGAAGAGGTGTGCAAGTTCGTCGAGATCCCGCTGGGTCGCGCCGACGTGACCCACTTCTCGGACGGTGAGATCTACGTCGAGATCGGCGAGAACGTCCGCGGGGTCAACTGCTTCGTGGTGCAGCCCACCTGCTCGCCGCCGAACCAGTCGCTGATGGAGCTGCTGATCATGATCGACGCGCTCAAGCGCGCGTCGGCCGGCTCGATCGTCGCGATCATCCCGTACTTCGGCTACGCCCGGCAGGATCGCAAGTCCAAGCCGCGCACGCCGATCACGGCCAAGCTGGCCGCCAACCTGATCACCGCCGCCGGCGCCGACCGCGCCCTGGCGATGGACCTCCACGCCGGCCAGATCCAGGGCTTCTTCGACATCCCGTTCGACCACCTGTTCGCGATGCCGGTGCTCATCGACGAGCTCCGGGCGCTCGGCTACGGCGGCGACGACACGGTCGTGGTGTCCCCCGACGCCGGCGGCGTCGAGCGGGCCCGCGCGTTCTCGAAGCGCCTGGGCTCGACGCTCGCGATCATCGACAAGCGCCGGGCCGCGGCCAACGTGTCCGAGGTGATGAACATCGTCGGCGACGTGAAGGGCAAGCGCGCGGTCATCGTGGACGACATCATCGACACCGCCGGCACGCTGACCAACGGCGCCAAGGCCATCATGGACGCCGGCGCGGCCTCGGTCGCCGCCTGCGCCAGCCACCCGGTGTTCTCGGGCAAGGCGGTCGCCCGCATCTCCGAGTCGCCGCTGTCGCACGTGGTCGTGACCAACACGATCCCGCTGTCCGAGGCCGGGGCGGCCTGCGGCAAGGTCCGGGTCAAGTCGGTCGGCCGGCTCCTGGGCGAGGCTATCAAGCGGATTCATCACGGGGATTCCATCAGCTCACTGTTCATGTAG
- the dnaB gene encoding replicative DNA helicase, translating into MAGRVLPHNLDAEASVLGGVFLRNEVLSQLDTLEVEHFYSPKHQAVFMAMRNLEAKAQPIDPVTVEAELARQGKFEAIGGMAFLGELALRVPSVDNVIHYAEIVEGKRAARRVIEAAGEVVDKGYEDDLEVGEYLDMAEGKIFEVTQRKAKSGPEPIKGLIKKVFSSLDERFASADGVTGVPTGFADLDAKTAGLQPTELIILAARPAMGKTSFAMSLAQNAAVTGGWPVIVFSLEMSSTQLAERLLCSEARVDSSALRRGQLQRQDMTNLTYAANTLAKAPILIDDTPALSLRELRSRARRFRSNKELFAGKKTGLIVIDYLQLMRGSPQTAKASREQEISEISRGLKSLAKELECPVMALSQLNRSLESRTDKRPQLSDLRESGAIEQDADVILFIYRDVVYNKDSETPDIAEVILGKNRHGAIGTVETRFEGRFTRFESISQRSDPNG; encoded by the coding sequence ATGGCCGGGCGCGTCTTGCCGCACAATCTCGACGCCGAGGCCTCGGTCCTCGGCGGCGTGTTCCTGCGCAACGAGGTGCTGTCGCAGCTCGACACCCTCGAGGTCGAGCACTTCTACAGCCCGAAGCACCAGGCCGTGTTCATGGCCATGCGCAACCTCGAGGCCAAGGCCCAGCCGATCGACCCGGTCACGGTCGAGGCCGAGCTGGCGCGCCAGGGCAAGTTCGAGGCGATCGGCGGCATGGCGTTCTTGGGCGAGCTGGCGCTGCGCGTGCCGTCGGTCGACAACGTCATCCACTACGCCGAGATCGTCGAGGGCAAGCGCGCGGCCCGGCGGGTGATCGAGGCCGCGGGCGAGGTCGTCGACAAGGGCTACGAGGACGACCTCGAGGTCGGCGAGTACCTCGACATGGCCGAGGGCAAGATCTTCGAGGTCACCCAGCGCAAGGCCAAGAGCGGCCCCGAGCCGATCAAGGGCCTCATCAAGAAGGTGTTCAGCTCGCTCGACGAGCGCTTCGCCTCGGCCGACGGCGTCACCGGCGTGCCGACCGGGTTCGCCGACCTCGACGCCAAGACCGCCGGCCTGCAGCCGACCGAGCTCATCATCCTCGCGGCCCGCCCGGCCATGGGCAAGACCTCGTTCGCCATGTCCCTGGCCCAGAACGCCGCGGTCACCGGCGGCTGGCCGGTCATCGTGTTCTCGCTCGAGATGTCGTCGACCCAGCTGGCCGAGCGCCTGCTCTGCTCCGAGGCCCGGGTCGACTCGAGCGCGCTGCGCCGCGGCCAGCTGCAGCGCCAGGACATGACCAACCTGACCTACGCCGCCAACACCCTGGCCAAGGCGCCGATCCTGATCGACGACACCCCGGCCCTGTCCCTGCGCGAGCTGCGCAGCCGCGCCCGCCGCTTCCGCTCCAACAAGGAGCTGTTCGCCGGCAAGAAGACCGGGCTCATCGTCATCGACTACCTGCAGCTCATGCGCGGCTCACCCCAGACCGCCAAGGCCAGCCGCGAGCAGGAGATCAGCGAGATCTCGCGCGGCCTGAAGTCGCTGGCCAAGGAGCTCGAGTGCCCGGTGATGGCGCTGTCGCAGCTCAACCGCTCGCTCGAGTCGCGCACCGACAAGCGGCCGCAGCTCTCGGACCTGCGCGAGTCCGGCGCCATCGAGCAGGACGCCGACGTCATCCTCTTCATCTACCGCGACGTCGTCTACAACAAGGACAGCGAGACGCCCGACATCGCCGAGGTCATCCTCGGCAAGAACCGCCACGGCGCGATCGGCACCGTCGAGACCCGCTTCGAGGGCCGGTTCACCCGGTTCGAGAGCATCTCGCAGCGCAGCGACCCCAACGGCTGA
- a CDS encoding 50S ribosomal protein L25, translating into MQVGQLTVNLRTGAGKGAAHRLRASGLVPGVCYGESTDGRIEPLNITVNVKALKAALDPVRKQNTVIELSIEDGGKSVKTLSALVRDYQLHPIRREITHVDLLAIDPNKEVTAVVPLEFVGKPAGVINGGLTHTVMRSLEVKCKPADIPVKLELDISPLDIGDVLHVSDIVLPEGVKPVTAGREAVISMVAPEAEKEVVAAPEAAAVAAPAGKDAKAAGGKDAKAAPAAAGKAAPAKPAAKK; encoded by the coding sequence ATGCAAGTCGGACAGCTCACCGTCAATCTCCGCACCGGCGCTGGCAAGGGCGCTGCTCACCGCCTGCGCGCGTCGGGCCTGGTCCCGGGCGTGTGCTACGGCGAGTCGACCGACGGACGCATCGAGCCGCTCAACATCACGGTGAACGTCAAGGCGCTCAAGGCCGCCCTCGACCCCGTGCGCAAGCAGAACACGGTGATCGAGCTGTCGATCGAGGACGGCGGCAAGTCGGTCAAGACCTTGTCGGCCCTGGTCCGCGACTACCAGCTCCACCCGATCCGCCGCGAGATCACCCACGTCGACCTCCTGGCGATCGACCCGAACAAGGAGGTCACCGCGGTGGTCCCCCTCGAGTTCGTGGGCAAGCCGGCGGGCGTCATCAACGGCGGCCTGACCCACACGGTCATGCGCTCGCTCGAGGTGAAGTGCAAGCCGGCCGACATCCCGGTCAAGCTCGAGCTCGACATCTCGCCGCTCGACATCGGCGACGTGCTCCACGTCAGCGACATCGTCCTGCCCGAGGGCGTCAAGCCAGTGACGGCGGGCCGCGAGGCGGTGATCAGCATGGTCGCGCCCGAGGCCGAGAAGGAGGTCGTCGCGGCGCCCGAGGCCGCCGCGGTGGCTGCGCCGGCTGGCAAGGACGCGAAGGCGGCTGGCGGCAAGGACGCCAAGGCCGCTCCGGCTGCGGCCGGCAAGGCCGCGCCGGCCAAGCCCGCCGCGAAGAAGTGA
- the rpsF gene encoding 30S ribosomal protein S6, with the protein MVYILRPNTANDGVAEINTKVKGIIEGMGGKILKVDNWGKRRLAYEVAKERKGIYLYWRYLAVAGVVEETERNLRMLDLVIRFMTVRLDESIDPEARPSEIDDASYERAATTAADEEDIFLSRGGDTPSGGDDDDEYENPVAEAPTGKEN; encoded by the coding sequence ATGGTGTACATCCTGCGCCCCAACACCGCCAACGATGGCGTCGCCGAGATCAACACGAAGGTCAAGGGCATCATCGAGGGCATGGGCGGGAAGATCCTGAAGGTCGACAACTGGGGCAAGCGCCGCCTCGCCTACGAGGTCGCCAAGGAGCGCAAGGGCATCTACCTGTACTGGCGCTACCTCGCCGTCGCGGGTGTGGTCGAGGAGACCGAGCGCAACCTGCGCATGCTCGACCTGGTCATCCGCTTCATGACCGTCCGCCTCGACGAGTCGATCGACCCCGAGGCGCGCCCGTCCGAGATCGACGACGCGTCGTACGAGCGCGCCGCGACGACGGCCGCCGACGAGGAGGACATCTTCCTGTCGCGCGGCGGGGACACCCCCAGCGGCGGCGACGACGACGACGAGTACGAGAATCCGGTGGCCGAGGCCCCGACCGGTAAGGAGAACTGA
- a CDS encoding protein kinase has product MATPASGTLIGAYQIEGVIGAGSMGDVFRGIDVGLSRKVAIKILSEKHKDSNELRARFTREGRAVAAIAHPNVVQVFATGVYEDRPYIAMELLEGTDLASLIDDDGPMSSVVAARAILDAARGLDAAAKAGLIHRDVKPSNLVRLLDGRVKVTDFGLAKPVDPGSEPALTALGVVVGTPDYIAPEQARGETIDERVDIYALGGTLYFLLTGLPPFRTGNPAEDKYLKVVARHLKNPPPDPRERAPGVAPELAELVRAMMAKKPAERPDYPTMIARLEALIADLQDGRAVTAPPIASPAGPRLDTGTPFVGADAPPAFEDDGGSTRAAIAAVGAQGLPKWVWAATALAVIVFAGGLVHFLGRGAAAPTEPGGGTGAAEIDAGVAEATDAPPPPPLPTAPEGMVLVTRPDGTPWLFVDARPVTAAEWAKGFPKLKAPKAKALTLPVVNAPYNFAKAYAQTVGKRLLTDEEWQAAVITPGVIASPSQYEWIAPAVGKQAPVRAPGKQAMKPLAGGADITVRLGRDL; this is encoded by the coding sequence ATGGCCACGCCCGCGTCCGGCACCCTGATCGGTGCGTATCAGATCGAAGGCGTCATCGGCGCCGGGTCGATGGGCGACGTGTTCCGCGGCATCGACGTCGGGCTGTCGCGCAAGGTCGCGATCAAGATCCTCTCGGAGAAGCACAAGGACTCGAACGAGCTGCGGGCCCGGTTCACGCGCGAGGGCCGCGCGGTGGCGGCGATCGCCCACCCCAACGTGGTCCAGGTGTTCGCGACCGGCGTGTACGAGGACCGGCCGTACATCGCGATGGAGCTGCTCGAGGGCACCGACCTCGCCAGCCTGATCGACGACGACGGGCCGATGTCGTCCGTGGTCGCGGCCCGGGCCATCCTCGACGCCGCCCGAGGCCTCGACGCCGCCGCCAAGGCCGGCCTGATCCACCGCGACGTCAAGCCGTCGAACCTGGTCCGGCTGCTCGACGGGCGGGTCAAGGTCACCGACTTCGGCCTGGCCAAGCCCGTCGATCCCGGCAGCGAGCCGGCGCTGACCGCGCTCGGGGTCGTCGTCGGCACCCCCGACTACATCGCGCCCGAGCAGGCCCGCGGCGAGACCATCGACGAGCGCGTCGACATCTACGCGCTGGGCGGCACGCTGTACTTCCTGCTGACCGGGCTGCCGCCGTTCCGGACCGGCAACCCGGCCGAGGACAAGTACCTGAAGGTGGTCGCGCGCCACCTGAAGAACCCGCCGCCCGATCCGCGCGAGCGCGCGCCCGGCGTCGCGCCCGAGCTGGCCGAGCTGGTGCGGGCGATGATGGCCAAGAAGCCGGCGGAGCGGCCGGACTACCCGACGATGATCGCGCGGCTCGAGGCGCTGATCGCCGACCTGCAGGACGGGCGCGCGGTGACCGCGCCGCCGATCGCGTCCCCGGCGGGGCCGCGGCTCGACACCGGCACGCCGTTCGTCGGCGCCGACGCGCCGCCGGCGTTCGAGGATGACGGCGGCTCGACCCGGGCCGCGATCGCCGCGGTCGGCGCCCAGGGCCTGCCGAAATGGGTGTGGGCGGCGACGGCGCTGGCGGTGATCGTCTTCGCCGGCGGCCTGGTCCACTTCCTCGGCCGCGGCGCGGCCGCGCCCACCGAGCCCGGCGGCGGCACCGGCGCCGCCGAGATCGACGCCGGCGTCGCCGAGGCCACCGACGCGCCGCCGCCGCCGCCGCTGCCGACCGCGCCCGAGGGCATGGTGCTGGTGACCCGGCCCGACGGCACGCCGTGGCTGTTCGTCGACGCGCGCCCGGTGACGGCCGCCGAGTGGGCCAAGGGCTTCCCGAAGCTCAAGGCGCCCAAGGCCAAGGCGCTGACCCTGCCGGTCGTCAACGCGCCCTACAACTTCGCGAAGGCCTACGCCCAGACCGTCGGCAAGCGCCTGCTCACCGACGAGGAGTGGCAGGCCGCGGTGATCACGCCGGGCGTGATCGCGTCGCCGTCGCAGTACGAGTGGATCGCGCCCGCGGTCGGCAAGCAGGCGCCGGTGCGGGCGCCGGGCAAGCAGGCGATGAAGCCGCTGGCCGGCGGCGCCGACATCACCGTGCGGCTCGGCCGGGACCTCTAG